From Geotalea uraniireducens Rf4:
GCGCAGTTTATAAACCTGGGCCACTTCTTCAGCCGTCAGGTCGTATCTGTTGGTTGCTACCCAGTAGTCCTTGCCGTCAATACGGTAACCAACAAGGCGCAGCTCTTTCTCAGTCTGGTTTATACCTTTGGTGCCGAGAAGTACTATCTGGTCATAGAAGACAATACTGTCAGGATTTACGGCATTCTCTCTGATGACGGTTTTGTGTGTATTCTCCCTGATACGGCAGACAAAAAACTTCTCGGCGGCCTGCCACTGGTCAAAGTGATTATGAGACTGATACCCACGATCCATGACACCGGTTTCGCCTTTGTCGATGATCTTATCAACAAAGGGGCGCTCACCCTCTTTACCGTCGGTCAGGAATATCTTCCTTGGAATACCACGGTTGATATCGAAGCCGATATGGGCCTTGGCCTTCTTAGAGCCGCTTCGGTAATCTGCCCATTCCATAGATAGAACAGCATCTATCAAAGAACCGTCTATGGATACCAGATTGCCAAGGTGAGCATATTCATCGGGAAGCACTCTGCCTGCTTGCTTGACAAGATGCCCGAATACCTCGGAAAGCTGTTCAAGACCACGGTTGTTGATTGCCTCAAAGAAAGAGCTCTTTTTGATTCCCTTGGGGGGAGCAACACATTCCTTGGCGAAGTCATCCTGATCCAGCGCCTGGAGAAGTTCGCTCCCGGAAGAGAACTCTTCCAAGTGATAAAAGATCAGGGCTTTTAGCTGATCATCGAAAGTCATTTGCAACGGGCGATACCCCCTGGATTCAAGTTCATTATCTGACTTGAATCTCTCAAAAATCGGGGTAAGAAGCAATTTGAAAGCGCGTGATTTTCGTCTTTGTTTCAGTCGTTTGAACGGTCGCATATCGTAACTCCTGTAATATTGGATAGTTACGAGTGCGGACCACCGTTTTTTTACTCAAAGTCAAGCAAATAATGCGGTATAACGCTGATTTTACAACTTTTTTACATTCTCAAAGAACCTTGCAAAGACCAAACCGGACAATGCTGTATTTTTATAGGAGTTTCAGGATATTTTCAACATTAATTAATTGCAAATATTACTTCCGGGAGGTGCCAAAGCTTTTATTTTACGGGGCGTAACAGACATTTATGATTCTTGAGAGGAGGTATTATGTCGGAAAAGGCAATTAAAAAGACGAAGCTGCTGTTACTTGCGTTACTGGGCGTTGTTATTATCAGCACCCTGGTGATATGGGGCTGTGGAACAAAGGGGTACGATAATCCGGCAGCCGTATCTGCGGCCAAGTATTACGCCAACGACGCCACGGTGAATACCATGATCGATCCCGCCACGGTAAACAGGTGGGTTACTCAAGGGAATAAAACAGACGACGGCAAGCGAGTCGTGATTCTTGACGTTTTTCCCAACGATACCGATACCGACAGCTGGTTTGCGGGTGATTCCACCCTGATAAAACAGCAGATGATCACTCAGTACGGTGGAACCCTGAGCCCTCAATACAAGATGATCGACGGTCTGAAAAATGCGAACCTGCTGGGGCACATCCCCGGCGCAATTCCCCAGGTTTCACATGCCGGCTACGAGGTAGCCACCAGGAACGATGGCCCGATCGAGACCGAACACGAGGTGGGGACCGGCGCCTATATCGATCAGATGCTCCAGAAGCTGGGGGTCAACAAGGATGATGTGCTCGTTCTGACCACTTCGCGCTATGACTACCCCGGCTTCTGTTCCGCGCGGCTCTTCTGGACCCTCTACTACTGGGGCTTTTCCAGAAACAATATCAAGGTCTTGAACGGCGGCAACAAGGCATACGCCCAAGCCGGATTTCCGCTTGAAACAGGCAAGGTGATTTCCACGATCACCCCTTCCACGTTCAGTGTCACCCAACTTGGCCAGAAACATCTCGATGCACGGATAAGTATCGGTGAGATGATCCAATTGGTGGACAGCGGGGCGACCAACCAGACCACGGGCAGCGTCGTTGTGCTCGATACCCGTCAACCACCGGCGGCCTACTATTTCCTCGATCAGGATAACAACGGGATTCCGGATGCATTTGAAATACCCGGATATACGATGTCCAAAAACTCCACGGAAGGTCTCTATTTTGTGAGGAATAGCGACGGTAGGCATGTGACGCTGAGCGAACTGCTCTTCAAGGAAACAACCCCTGCCCGCGTGGCGTTCAGCGGATCATCCAACCCTCCGATCACCCTTCCAAACGCCTTTATCGGGATTACGGCTCCGGCCGGCCCCAATCCCAATGGCGGTGTCCCGCTTTCCTTCCCGCTCGGCAACAAGGCCGCCGCCTTCGAAGGAATCATCAAGGGGGCCAAGGTCACCAAGACCGGCACATACAACATAACCGTGCCGTCTCTTTGCAAGCCGGACGGTGTCAGTTATCTCGACCAGGCTGCCATGAAGTCCGTCTTCGCCACCGCCGGTATCGACGGCAGCAAGCCGATCGTAGTCTACTGCAACTCCGGTGCGCTGGCCTCCATCTACTATTATGCCCTGCACGAGGTCTGCGGTTTCCAGAACGTCAAGATCTACGACGGCTCATGGCTGGAATGGGCCAATATGGCGGCCTATGAGCCTACCGATCCCACCTATGTGATGAACGACGACTACACTGCCTATCCGTCCTATCCCGCTCCAAGCCCGTCGGTGGTCTTCTATGCCGCGTCGAACAAGTACCTTGAGTGGGACGGGACCCAGTTCGTCGACTCATTCACAAAACAGCCAGTCAACGGGCTGGTCAAGAAGGGTGGCGCCCTCGGCGGCAACACGTTCTGGGATACGGCACACCGCTCCGAGCACGTGATGTTCAGGCCTCTGGGCTCCTTGACATACACGATGCTTACTTCGACACCAAACAGTTCCATAGCTTTCCTTTATAACAACAAAACTTACAGCAGCCTGACCGACTGGGCTCCGATCGTCACTCATCCCGCCTACAGCGGGGCAGGAAGTGAGATCAACAACACGGACAAGGCATACACCACCCCCGCCGGTGCATCGAGCGGCAGCAGC
This genomic window contains:
- a CDS encoding IS4-like element ISGur4 family transposase, with the translated sequence MRPFKRLKQRRKSRAFKLLLTPIFERFKSDNELESRGYRPLQMTFDDQLKALIFYHLEEFSSGSELLQALDQDDFAKECVAPPKGIKKSSFFEAINNRGLEQLSEVFGHLVKQAGRVLPDEYAHLGNLVSIDGSLIDAVLSMEWADYRSGSKKAKAHIGFDINRGIPRKIFLTDGKEGERPFVDKIIDKGETGVMDRGYQSHNHFDQWQAAEKFFVCRIRENTHKTVIRENAVNPDSIVFYDQIVLLGTKGINQTEKELRLVGYRIDGKDYWVATNRYDLTAEEVAQVYKLRWNIETFFGWWKRHLKVYHLIARSEYGLMVQILGGLITYLLLAIYCREQHQEPVSISRVRELRNQIANEAAAEQQSRRTRIQGNSNKIRQLKRKKRRAKT
- a CDS encoding sulfurtransferase codes for the protein MSEKAIKKTKLLLLALLGVVIISTLVIWGCGTKGYDNPAAVSAAKYYANDATVNTMIDPATVNRWVTQGNKTDDGKRVVILDVFPNDTDTDSWFAGDSTLIKQQMITQYGGTLSPQYKMIDGLKNANLLGHIPGAIPQVSHAGYEVATRNDGPIETEHEVGTGAYIDQMLQKLGVNKDDVLVLTTSRYDYPGFCSARLFWTLYYWGFSRNNIKVLNGGNKAYAQAGFPLETGKVISTITPSTFSVTQLGQKHLDARISIGEMIQLVDSGATNQTTGSVVVLDTRQPPAAYYFLDQDNNGIPDAFEIPGYTMSKNSTEGLYFVRNSDGRHVTLSELLFKETTPARVAFSGSSNPPITLPNAFIGITAPAGPNPNGGVPLSFPLGNKAAAFEGIIKGAKVTKTGTYNITVPSLCKPDGVSYLDQAAMKSVFATAGIDGSKPIVVYCNSGALASIYYYALHEVCGFQNVKIYDGSWLEWANMAAYEPTDPTYVMNDDYTAYPSYPAPSPSVVFYAASNKYLEWDGTQFVDSFTKQPVNGLVKKGGALGGNTFWDTAHRSEHVMFRPLGSLTYTMLTSTPNSSIAFLYNNKTYSSLTDWAPIVTHPAYSGAGSEINNTDKAYTTPAGASSGSSGPAPFIPKGGGC